The Oncorhynchus mykiss isolate Arlee chromosome 5, USDA_OmykA_1.1, whole genome shotgun sequence DNA window CGTCTCAAccagaaattacctttacatttctatcgtGCAATCTGTAATGTTTTAGTGATACAGACTGAATAGAGCACTAAGTGTTttacagctcagagagagagagagaaatctggAGCTGGCAATCCGTCAGTACTGTGAAGCTGTGATGAGACAAGTTTGCAGACAGTTATTTCACCCTGCCACCAGTGTAAATAGGACATAGATTCCCTCAATCAGCCTACCAAAGCCTCTCCATTCACTTCCCACTGAATCCTCCCTAAATGATCATTAAGCAGAAGAATCACGCTAGGCTGATGCTATCTCCATAAGGGCCCTGTGATCCTGGACTGATAGAGGCCTGTAGAGGGGATTTCTCTAGAATCGGTTGTCACGGTCACATCTTTTAGGTCATACTCACTTACAGATAAGAAGCTCAACCACCCGTGGCAAAGTGGAGAGGGCTTTGTTGCCTAGGCTGTGCATGTATATTGACACAAATCACTGCTTCTGTTTTTAGCCTCAGAAGTAGATAAAGGAAGAAACAACCAACATGAAAAAGCATGAATCTGATGGTTTGTTATGCTTTTTCATGTTGGTATTTCAACATCCAACTATCTTCTTGACCATGGTCCAACCATAACAGTCACCtacttatatatatttttgccatTCACTGTGATTGGCCATTCACTTTGAACACACAGCAGCATATTGAACATTTGGGTGCAATAACAGACATAGAGCTTTGTCCCTAGCTCAGAGGTATGTCCATGCTGCTGCTGTTAGTTAGTCCTTCTAGTCataataaacacctgcctctcccctctctctgtttctctctctctctctctctcacttgcagaTGAAGTACAACCCTAATTGTAAGTTCAAGGAGCGCATCGAGGAGAATGGCTACAACACGTACGCCTCCCTGCGCTGGAAACACGGCGGCAGGCAGATGTTTGTGTCTCTGAACGGTAGGGGGAAGCCCCGGCGAGGCCACAAAGCTCGGAGGAGACACCCCTCCACCCACTTCCTCCCCATGCTGCCCTCATAGCTGGACAACAGGGCTCTGCTCTGCTTTGCAACCAGCCCACCACAGTCCCAGTCCATCCAACTAGTGTTGTTGTTATCAAGATAACTATTGATGATGTTATTATTATTCTATACATCCCCTCTCCCATATATGTACATTTGTTGGGGTTTTATACACAATTTTGTTTGTCGAGATCGCAGTGGGGGCATAATACAGTACGTTTAAGTTATTCCTTTTTTAGTGTGAGGTCCAGAAGTAAAGCTGCTAATATTGTGTAAATACAGCATgtctattattattatgattggTTATCAAGCTGAGGGATGACATTGATGACGCTCTTCTGTGTTCAGGAGTAATTTTGACACCACCGTCTTCTGCAAAAGTGTGTAATTGAAACATGCCCCCCCTTTAAAGGGTACGAGAATTGTCTATATATtgcctccctcccatcccttcatTTGTGACTCTATAGGAGACAATGCTTTTCCTTGAGTGACCTTACAATATGCTATTAAAGCAAACAACTGGTGAAAGAAGCCTGACAAACAGTGAACAGATTTGAACATTGATTTAGGTTGTCAAATATGTTCATCTGAGCAAGTAACTAAAGCATTTGAGAGAGGACTCTCTTAAGATACTGAATGTCCTTTACAATAAAAGGACTCTTGCACTTGACTGGACTTCAGAGGGGACAGAATTCCTTGTTGACGAAAACATTTGGACTGAACGTTCAAACCCATGAATGTCTGCTATAAGAAAAAAACATAAACTGACGACATCTGGCTATCGGTTCTTTTGGGTTTCTGAAATGAGTGTGTGAGCTCTGCAGAagtcccactgggcaaaaactagTTAAAACAACAttaccacatcatttcaacaaaataattcaGTGTGATGACGTTGACTCAACgtgaaaactgattggatttgcaaaaagtcatcaacctaAGGGAATTTAGCCATTTTCCACCTACATGTTTACCTAAATTCAATGACATGGTGACTCAACCAAATATAAATCCAAACTAGATGCTGaaatgacatctgtgcccagtggggtgtGCTTCAGCCTCCTTCTCTCATTCAATAATCCTACACCACTAGCTCAGGGGTCAATCTTTGAAAGTGGGACTCATGACATTATCTCTGATATGTCAGTTCCAGAGTCCAGTAGTAAAATGCATACGGTACTCCGTTTGAAACACGTTGAGCATTTGAGGCTGTATGTACACTTCTTCACAGTGCTAAGACTACCCATTCATTTCTAACGTATGGTAACTGGTTATTGCATTATCTTGTCAGGTCTTGTTACCATTTTCAAAAACCTGTTGCAAATAGAACTTTTAATATATTTAAGCCTTTTTGTACCGTATAACATTTGAAGTTGATGTTATTGCCTCCATTTTGTGTCTAGTCTGAAAATCCTAACTGTATTCCATTCCATATTTTAGTCTATACTGTGTGTTACTGTAATATGGCACCTCCTAACATCACAATCATCATCTACTGAGCGGTCAGCAGTGACAGTGTCTACCAGAACACCCGTTTCAACTATCAGTCAGCTATTAAGCAGACAATATTGGTCTGTCAATTGAACACTGTCATCATAACAACATAAGCGAGTGCCTTGATTCATGTTCAGCCTGGTGAACTTCAATAAAATGCACCTAAGTTACACCATTTTCAAGGAGTCACTTATCTCCATCAGAGTTACATCATCTGCATTATCATCATAACAACATGAACATTCAATGCTGTAGTGGACCTCCCCTGACTTGTAAAATACTTGTGCCGATGAGCTCTTCAATGGGCTATCATGGGTCTTTAATCACAATGAAGGCCTGGTAGCATGGGAGGCCATTGAATCTTTTCACCCTGCAGATTGGAAAGATGGGGATGAATGGCCTCTATTGGGGGGGAGAAAGGCTAACCTTTCAGACTGTCAATGTGACATTTCTTTGAAGGGAAACATGTCTAGTCAAATAGCTTAATGTCGCTCTGCTGTTCGATCTAAAGGCCTGCCAAACAATTGGATGTTGGTGTGAGGGTCTAAGGAGACTTTGAGTGTGTGAGCTCTTTTGTTTCCAATACCcttacagttttacatcttttgAGTTGAAGACTTGGCTAAAGGTTTCCTGTGTCTTAGTGGGGGACGTTTCGGCAGCGACCTATATTGAATCTTTAGAGTGCCACATGACAAATCTGTAGGGTcttcccagcaaaccaaaattggttctgttAGGCTGCAGAAAATATTCTCATAACATGTAAACTGTCCAGTCGAGGTGAAGATTATgaaatgtttgtataaaacatttgcctgatgttacaagaacattcccagaacaaaTTATGTCTGTTCTGTAAACATTTCCAGAATGTTCCAtcaggttgtgggaacagtctagTGAGAAAATTGTGTGATATGTTCCCGAAACACAAAATCTGTCTAGTTGTGCGGAAGATTCTACAATGTTTATTTTAGGGTTCCAGAAACATTCCACTGATGTTACAACAATGTCCTCAGAACACATTTCGCCTGTTCTTTAACTGATCCCAGAATGTTTTATTAGGTTGTGGTAATACTGTagatatgttcccaaaacacaaaaacgGTCTAGTTGTGCTAACATTCAGACAATATTTGTATTAGGCTGCACAACACATTCCATTGATGTTGCAGGAATGTTGACAGAACAACCTTTCTGAGTTCTTTATGAATCTTGAAGAAATAAAGATATCCTCTCTTTTAGTAGAGTATACCTGAGCCTCAATTCCCCCGTTGTTTTTCAAAAATGGTAtggggagggttttctctggtcgcCGGGAGGCGGGGCAGGAGGGTCTGGGGGGTGACTGACAAGCAACCTTAGTTGCTAGTGGGGTGGAAGGGATGGGAAACATGGTTTATGGAAGTGGGGggtgggggaatgggatgggaggtcaGGGGTGGAGGCCCActttcttttttgttttcttttcctGTTTATACTGAATTTATTATTACTTAAACTATGTATTTCTTACTTTTCTTTTGAGTAGCAGCCCACAGGTACATTTGATACAAACTGAATATATCATTGAAATGGATATTCTACCTGTAACCCCTCCCCTCCAAAAAAACATGCAATCGTCAGCTCTGCAGACAGCTCATTAAACCTCTGCAACACCAGGGGACAGATGCAGCCTTGTGTTCCCCCCCCAGTCAAATATGGTCAATAAGGACAAAGAACCATTTCTGAGTTATTCAAATGTTCCCATCCTTTTcatagaggcaggtggcctagtcattaaagcattgggccagtaactgaaatgttgctCATTTGAAACCCTGAGTCGACAAGATGAAAAATCTGTCCATCTTCTCTtgcacaaggcagttaacccacattaAACAACGATGCCCAATGTGTCAGCCCCCAACACTTTTCTGATTCAGAGAGATTGGGTTAAAAGTGGAAGTCAAGTTTTGGTTGGACCTTGTGAGCAATTGACGATACAAATAAATGGTATACATTTCATTTAATCCTTTAATATGCTGCATACTTGCAACATTGTATTTGATTATTATTTTCTTTATCACGTGGTGAACGTCttgtgaaatgtgattttagttgGATAGAGCTTCCTTGAAATAACTTGTACTCTTGTGTATTCATATGCTTCTTAAGTACATTTTacatgagtcatttagcagacactctcatccagaacgacttacagtagggagtgcatacattttcgtacTTTTTCATACTGAGTCAGAACAGACTCAGAACCTtaaaacaaaataggaaaacaaTTGTACCTTTTCTCAATTTCAAAATCACATTTCATAAGACGTTCAACACATGATAAAGAAAGGAAATTCAAAAAATACAGTGTATGAAGATGATGGGATTTTTTAAATAATTCGTTCTGTGTCCTTATTgacatataattttttttttttaaataaccacaAGGCCACAGCTATCCCCTGGTTGTGCAGAGGCTTAGTGATCTGAATGCAGATCGGAAAATTGCACATATTCTTTAACCATATTTATTTAGGGAGGGAAAAACTATGAAATTGAGGCTTAGATATACTCTACTAAATCCAGTCAAATGCAGAATTTagactgtaaaaaataaaacattgtgtGAGAATTGACCGTTTTTTAAAGAAATGCACCCAATATAATTACTAACTTGAGACGCTTGATATGGTCCCCCCTGGCTTATTTTTCATGATCTGAAAAGCAAAagggatcctagatcagcactcgtaCTCTTGGATACCTTGTAAATATGTGACTCATTTCAAGAAGCTAGGTCACAACTTCACAGAAGAGGCATTTTCATGTATTTATTTCAATTATTAAAATTCGTTTTTGAGCAGAAattccttctggaacatgtgaactttgatgtaccttaataacaaacttgtgtGTCATCTGTAATTATGAATAATATTATTAAACTACTAGCCTAGtcggtttagccatggaaaaatacAGGAACCTTCTTGCTAGCCACGATTGGCTGAGATattgaatacaaccttaccgtgaaatgcttactttcaagccgttaaccaacaatgcagttttaagaaaaagaagagttaagaaaatatttacagaataaacaaaagttttttttttaagtaacacaataaaataacaataacgaggctatagacagggggtaacggtaccaagtcaatgtgtcgGGATGCTGGTTAGTTGAAGTAATTGCGGTAATAAGTACAtgtcatgtaggtaggggtaaagtgactatgtatagataatagcAGCAGCATCAAAGCAAATAGCAAATGCGTAGCCATTTTGTAAATTTAAAATGATTTTTacaccccttttttctccccaatttcatagtatccaaATGTTAGCAGTTACTgccttgtctcatcactacatcTCCCGtagggctcgggagagacgaaggttgagagtcatgcgtcctccgaaacacaacccaacccaactgcttcttaacacagcgcgcatccaacccggaagcaccgtgcacctagcgacctggtcagcgtgcactgcgcccggcccgccacaggagtcgctagtgcgcaatgagacaaggatatccgtACTGGCCAAGCCCTCACTAGCCCGGATGACgataggccaattgtgcatcgccccattagcctcccggtcacggctggctgcgacagagcctgggctcgaacccagggtctctggtgacacagctagcactgcgatgcagtgccttggaccactgcgccacccgcgAGCCccccgggtagccatttgattatggcagtgtcttatggcttgggggtagaagctgttaatgagcctttttgacctagacttggcgctctggtaccgtaTGCCGAGCGGTAGCaaagagaatagtctatgactagggtggctggagtcttttaccatttttagggccttcctctgacactgcctggtatagaggtcctggatggcaggaagcttggccccagtgatgtactcgtccgtacgcactaccctctgtagtgccttgtggtcggatgccgagcagttgccataccaggcagtgatgcaatcagtcaggatgctctcgatggtgcagctgtataactttttgaggacctaaggacccatgccaaatattgtcagtctcccgagggggaatatgcgttgtcttgccctcttcacgactgtcttggtgtgttttgaacatgatagtttgttggtgatgtggacaccaaggaacttgaagctctcgacctgctccactacagccctgttgatgtgaatgggggcgtgctcgtgttgaggatcagcgtggcagatgtgttgttgcctaccctttcccacatgggggcggcccttcaacaagtcaaggatccagttgcagaaggaggtgtttagtcccagcgtctttagcttagcgatgagctttgagagctctatggtgttgaatgctgcgctgtagtcaatgaacagcattctcatgtaggtgttccttttgtccaggtggcaaagggcagtgtggagtgcaacagagattgcatcatctgtggatctgttggtgcggtatgtgaattggagtgagtctagggtttctgggatgatggtgttgatgtgagccatgaccagcctttcaaagcacttcatggctacagatatgagtgtacaggtcggtagtcatttaggtaggttaccttggcattcttgggcacaggaactatggtggtctgcttgaaacatgtaggtattacagactcggtcagggacaggttgaaaatgtcagtgaaaacacttgccagttggtcagcacatgctcgctgtacacgtcctggtaatccgtctgtccctgcagccttgtgaatgttaacctgtttaaaggtcttactcacatcagctatggagagtgtgatcacacactcgtccagaacagctggggCTGGCATGCTTCAgttttgcttgcctcgaagcacacatagaagtcatttagctcatctggtaggctcgtgtcactgggcagctcgcggctgtgcttccctttttagTCCGTAAgaagtttgcaagccctgccacatccgacgagcgtcagagccggtgtagtaggattcaattttAGTCCTATATTGAtgatttgcctgtttgatggttcgtcagaaggcatagcgagatttcttaCAAGTGTCCAGGtcagtgtcccgctccttgaaagcagctgctctaccctttagctcagtgcggatgttgcctgtaaatccatggattctggttggggtatgtacgtacagtcactgtggggacaacatcatcaacgcacttattgatgaagccagtgactgatgtggtatactcctcaatgccatcggatgaatcccggaacatattccagtatgtgctagaaaaacagtcctgtagcttatcaTCTGTGTCATATGACAACTTCCTTATTGAGCGAACTTATTGAGCGgtactttagtttttgcttgtaagcaggaatcaggaggataaaatGATGGTCAGATCTGCCaaatagagggtgagagagagctttgtatgcgtctctgtgtgtggagtaaaggtgatgtagagttttttttcctctggttgcacatctgacatgctgatagaaatgaggtaaaacggatgtaagttttcctgcattaaagacatgtctatgtcctgggaaatgttctcaTTACTTACAACGTCACGCTAATCACATcagcgcacgttagctcaaccatcccgcggGGGGAAACACCGATCCTGTAAAggttaaagtccctggccactaggagcaccacctctggatgagcattttcttgtttgcttatgacctTACACAGCTCATTCGTTGTGGTCTTATTGCCATCATCGATTTgcggtggtaaatagacagctacgaaaaatatagatgaaaactctcttggtaaatagtgtggtctacagctaaTCATGCGGTACACTACCTAGACACAAACCATCAGAGgtagctgttctgtcttgccgatgcacggaaaacccaatcaactgtatattatccatgatGTTGTTCAGcgacgactctgtgaaacatatgatattacagtttttaatgtcccattggtaggatagtctcgaacggagctcatccagtttattctccaatgattgcacgttggccaataggacAGATGGTACAAGTGGGTTACCAATTCGCCAACTAAATCTCACAAGGCACCCGGATCTGCGTCCCCTGTATCGGCGTCTCCTCTTAATGCgtatgacagggatttgggccttatCCTTCGCCTCCGGCTTgttaaagaaaaaatatttgtccagttcgaggtgagtaatcactgttctgatatccagaagctatttcGGTCCTAaaacacagtggcagaaacagtatgtacaaaataagttataaacaacgtgaaaaaacacacaaaatagcaggagcccgtaaaacggcagccatccccttcGGCGCCATTCTCTCTATGCAGCATATAAATAGGATGGGTTAAGTGATGGCTAATAACCCAGTTACCAGTATGTCCCTGGGTTAGTTATGTCTAAGAAGACTAAAAAAGAAGCGTGGAATTCCTGATTGACCATACTGCCATGGCTATATATTGAAAAAAATAGGATGTACGAGAGCTTCCCTGGTGGCACAGACGATAAAATAACTGTCGCAAGGTACCAAACATTGCAGGTTCAAACTCCACCTGTGCCGATTGTCAATATATGAAGTGTAAAAAATATGGTTGTGTTTGTATGAGTTAATGTTGTTCAAATGTCctatgaaataaaaaatgttcagATACTCAATGTGTGTTTGTAAGATTAAATGCTGTTCAAATGATCTATGACTGAAATTAAAATCCTATGTGTCTCTACATCACCTACAATACAGTCCTCAAATGAGATTTGCCATTAAATCCGGAGAGAAAGATAAAGGATATGTATTTAAATGTTGTGGTAATATTAGGAAAAACTTAAATATAAGATGTCCTTGAAATGTTCTGAGGATGTCCAAGACAAGGTATTTTGTGTGAACATCAATGGAATATTATGTTCAACCTAAAACAAATATGCTATGAACTTATTTAATTCTGACATTAAGGGAATATCCTGTGCAAACTAACTTAAACATTGTATGAATGTTAGGAGAACTGAGcatattttgtgttttgggaacctatATTTTGTAATGTACCCAGACTGTTCCCACGCccatgttctgggaacctttaaagaacttaGAAAGGCTGTTCTGTTAACATTCCTGCTACATCTAAGACATGTTTTGTGCCACATCATTATCTGAATATCAGCAAAACTAGACAGCTTTTTTGGGAATATATCTCttgtccccacaatgttcccaccagactgttccGACAACCTAAttaaacattctgggaacctttaaagaacagaagAAATGTGTTCTGGAAATATtcatcaggtgaatgtttttttGCACCCTAAAATAAACATTGTATAATCACCCGCACAACTGGAAAGTttttgtgttttggagaaaatatattttgtgaTGTCGCCACAATGTTCTCAACAGACTGTTCCCACAatctaatgaaacattctgggaacctctAAAGAACAGATCAAATGTGTTATAGGAACGCgtaacatcaggtgaatgttttatACGTGTTATGAGAAAATGTTCCGCTACGTAaagaatgttctgggaactttcacagaaccaattttggtttgctgggagaATTTTATTGGTACATTGTGTTATCACACTACCTGGAAACTTGACAATAACTTTTGGGGAATGTACTTTGGTGGTTGTACCAGATGAGGGGCACAACATTTTAGTGAatgttaggagaacattccaaggataaatatttatttatttattataaaaaaattaaatattttgtTATATGAATGTTTTTGGGACGTTATCATCCTAATGTCAGATAAAACCCAAACTAGAACTTAATGGGTATtttagctaatgttctgggaatgttcctgGAAATAGTGGAAAACACAAACTTCACTGAGGTTCTCTATTTTATTGACAGTTAAGTCGGAGATACATAGTTTAGTAGACAATCGACATATTATTAACTGTAAGCATAGAAGTAAGTGTAGTTTTGCAGGTGTTTCTCAACTAATGCATCCTGGTCTATTCTTCAGCAGGCACA harbors:
- the LOC110524271 gene encoding fibroblast growth factor 10 isoform X2; its protein translation is MPGGLMEIRSVSVGVVAIKSVSTGLYLAMSKKGTLFGSMKYNPNCKFKERIEENGYNTYASLRWKHGGRQMFVSLNGRGKPRRGHKARRRHPSTHFLPMLPS